The following proteins are co-located in the Colletotrichum lupini chromosome 4, complete sequence genome:
- a CDS encoding proteasome A-type and B-type — MFRNNYDNDSVTFSPQGRIFQIEYAAEAVKQGSVVVGIASKTHAVLVAIKRNAEELSSYQKKIFTVDEHSGIAIAGLTSDARVLSNFMKQQCLGHRMTYGRSMPLRTLVDMIGEKAQINTQVYGKRPYGVGLLVAGVDERGPHLFEFQPSGMTEEMVAFAIGARSQMARTYLERNIDAFETCSREDLVQHGLKALKESLVQDRELTVENTSVGVVGYTEKDGVKTVQPFKLYDGQDVKEWLDSVAASESQGGGEEGGEGMEVDG; from the exons ATGTTCAGAAACAATTACGACAACGACTCGGTGACATT CTCGCCGCAAGGCCGGATATTCCAGATCGAGTATGCAGCCGAAGCAGTGAAGCAGGGTTCCGTGGTAGTGGGCATTGCCAGCAAAACACACGCCGTTCTAGTAGCAATCAAG CGCAACGCCGAAGAGCTGTCCTCGTACCAAAAGAAGATCTTCACCGTCGATGAGCACTCCGGTATCGCCATCGCAGGCCTCACCTCGGACGCCCGCGTCCTCTCCAACTTCATGAAGCAGCAGTGCCTCGGCCACCGCATGACGTACGGTCGCTCAATGCCCCTCCGCACCCTCGTCGACATGATTGGCGAGAAGGCCCAGATCAACACCCAGGTCTACGGCAAGCGGCCCTACGGTGTCGGTCTCCTCGTTGCCGGCGTCGACGAGCGCGGCCCCCATCTCTTCGAATTCCAGCCCAGTGGTATGACGGAGGAGATGGTCGCCTTCGCCATCGGCGCACGCAGCCAGATGGCCCGCACCTACCTCGAGCGCAATATCGACGCCTTTGAGACGTGCTCCCGCGAGGACCTCGTGCAACACGGTCTCAAGGCCCTCAAGGAGAGTTTGGTCCAGGACCGCGAGTTGACGGTCGAGAACACCAGTGTCGGTGTCGTCGGCTACACCGAGAAGGATGGTGTCAAGACGGTCCAGCCATTCAAGCTGTACGACGGCCAAGACGTCAAGGAGTGGCTCGACAGTGTCGCCGCTAGCGAGAGCCAGGGCGGCGGCGAAGAGGGCGGTGAGGGTATGGAGGTTGACGGCTAA
- a CDS encoding vacuolar protein sorting 55, producing the protein MPTAGLKTIIALSFVLAVGFLLVILSCALWKVYYPLLVVATYVLAPIPNWVCSRCTNPDDFGEGSGSAVLDLGRFCTGFMVVMGIALPIVLAHSDLIQVEAMVMSIIGGLLIYGTIISFSMRWGSSVSRSSRSSSRSSDGGHTHFNQIGGRRVQYDETRSETIVALGFGNPAKWDLERGALYLEASHVYPASFRQAGVSSFFSLLLCNDKTI; encoded by the exons ATGCCGACCGCCGGGCTCAAGACCATCATCGCCCTTTCCTTCGTCCTCGCCGTCGGATTTCTCCTCGTCATCCTCTCCTGCGCCCTCTGGAAGGTCTACTACCCGCTTCTCGTTGTCGCTACCTACGTGTTGGCCCCGATCCCCAACTGGGTCTGCTCGCGATGCACCAACCCTGATGACTTTGGCGAGGGTTCCGGCTCCGCCGTGCTGGACCTCGGCCGCTTCTGCACTGGGTTCATGGTGGTTATGGGAATTG CCCTGCCCATCGTTCTCGCCCACTCCGATCTCATCCAGGTTGAGGCCATGGTCATGTCGATAATTGGCGGTCTCCTCATTTACGGAACCATCATCAGCTTTAGCAT GCGATGGGGAAGTAGTGTCAGCAGAAGCAGcagaagcagcagcagaagcAGTGATGGAGGGCATACGCATTTCAACCAAATTGGCGGCAGACGTGTACAGTACGACGAGACGAGGTCGGAAACCATTGTGGCGCTCGGGTTCGGGAATCCGGCAAAGTGGGATTTGGAACGGGGTGCGCTTTACTTGGAGGCTTCACATGTATATCCAGCATCATTCCGTCAGGCGGGCGTTTCCTCTTTTTTCT
- a CDS encoding cleft lip and palate transmembrane protein 1: MSQPAAAAGARPAGQQQEQGGISLTQKLLLGASMYFGMNLLMNNMFSKTQSGTQVKDADGNVVNVPANTEDIPPYLLRPKELDEGATWSQIPRKLAPIWPMDSYIDVTVTISDTFVPIPLAQTPSEKVVLKEEKFKIGNYSEKRSIDTTIEVPPSVQNNGTLWGHFYVSLPGSQPDPHVETYDPASAYYFAFPLTQYIPKKKEFKTRSLLEGKAEEEVEEVAEEQETGPVIASYYHPNASFSIIPNTGVLDYRQTHPAIRQFLHVEPTGARDGSGQHSWYYPILFVNTFWQLKSQMILLNDTVTSVPLHIDLNNMRSWQFNTLAAIEASAKESARQAAYGGSLPGGGDGSEIEMVKEIFGDTNPILLGITIIVSIAHMILETLAFGSDIAHYRKKKDNVGISVRSILANVFMQSVILLYLIDNSQNTSWMILGGQGIGIVIELWKITTIVNVAVKAAPAGSLLPFKIVVEDKHKLSETEEKTKEYDEIAFKYMYMAGVPLLIGYAIYSLVYETHKSWYSYIIATLVGSVYAYGFLMMVPSLYINYRLKSVAHMPGKAMIYKFLNTFIDDLFAFTIKMPFLHRLSTFRDDIIFFIYLYQRWAYRIDYSRVNEFGQGGEDEEDDAAKAKAKELLETDPTVEKVKQVAGKATGADTGKAKKRK; encoded by the exons ATGTCTCAacccgcagcagcagccggcGCTCGCCCTGCTGGCCAGCAGCAGGAGCAAGGC GGCATAAGCTTGACGCAAAAGCTGCTACTTGGAGCTTCTATGTATTTCGGCATGAACTTGCTCATGAACAACATGTTCTCCAAGACGCAATCCGGTACCCAGGTCAAAGATGCCGACGGCAATGTTGTCAACGTACCCGCGAATACCGAAGACATTCCGCCCTACCTGCTTCGCCCCAAGGAATTGGACGAGGGTGCGACCTGGAGCCAGATCCCGCGCAAGTTGGCACCTATATGGCCAATGGATAGCTACATCGACGTGACCGTCACTATTTCCGACACCTTTGTTCCGATTCCTCTGGCCCAAACGCCCTCGGAAAAGGTTGTTCTTAAGGAGGAGAAATTCAAGATTGGCAACTACAGCGAAAAACGCTCCATTGATACCACTATCGAGGTGCCGCCCTCCGTGCAGAACAATGGTACTCTTTGGGGCCACTTTTACGTTTCACTGCCCGGTAGCCAGCCCGATCCTCACGTTGAGACCTACGACCCAGCCTCTGCCTACTACTTTGCGTTCCCTCTCACTCAGTACATCCCCAAGAAAAAAGAGTTCAAGACCAGATCCCTTCTCGAGGGCaaggccgaggaggaggtggAAGAGGTGGCCGAGGAACAGGAGACTGGGCCCGTCATTGCCAGTTACTACCACCCGAATGCCAGCTTCTCCATCATCCCCAACACTGGAGTGCTCGATTACCGCCAAACCCATCCCGCAATTCGCCAGTTCCTCCATGTCGAGCCGACTGGTGCCAGAGATGGCTCCGGCCAGCATTCTTGGTATT ACCCTATTCTGTTTGTCAATACCTTTTGGCAACTCAAGAGTCAAATGATCCTGCTCAATGACACCGTCACGTCTGTTCCTCTGCACATTGATTTGAACAACATGCGCTCATGGCAATTCAACACTCTGGCCGCGATTGAGGCTAGTGCGAAGGAGTCGGCACGTCAGGCTGCTTACGGTGGATCGCTGCCCGGTGGCGGCGACGGCTCTGAGATTGAGATGGTCAAGGAGATCTTTGGCGACACGAACCCGATTCTCCTCGGCATTACCATTATTGTCAGTATTGCGCACATGATCCTGGAGACGCTTGCTTTCGGTTCCGACATTGCGCATTACCGCAAGAAGAAGGACAACGTCGGTATCTCGGTCCGTTCCATCCTGGCGAACGTTTTCATGCAGTCCGTGATCCTGCTTTACCTCATCGACAACTCGCAAAATACCAGCTGGATGATTCTGGGTGGTCAGGGTATCGGCATCGTTATTGAGCTGTGGAAGATCACCACCATTGTCAACGTTGCCGTCAAGGCTGCGCCAGCAGGCTCATTGCTCCCGTTTAAGATCGTTGTCGAGGACAAGCACAAGCTCAGCGAGACGGAGGAAAAGACCAAAGAGTACGACGAGATTGCCTTCAAGTATATGTACATGGCTGGTGTGCCTCTGCTCATCGGTTACGCCATCTACTCGCTGGTCTACGAGACGCACAAGTCTTGGTACTCGTACATCATCGCCACGCTCGTCGGATCGGTGTATGCTTACGGCTTCCTCATGATGGTTCCTTCGCTTTACATCAACTACCGGCTCAAGAGTGTTGCACACATGCCTGGCAAGGCCATGATCTACAAGTTCCTCAACACCTTTATCGACGACCTTTTTGCATTCACCATCAAGATGCCGTTCCTCCACCGTCTGTCCACTTTCCGCGACGATATCATCTTCTTCATCTACCTCTACCAGCGCTGGGCTTACAGAATCGACTACTCTCGTGTCAACGAGTTCGGCCAGGGTGGTGAGGATGAAGAGGATGATGCGGCTAAGGCCAAGGCCAAGGAGCTGCTTGAGACCGACCCCACTGTCGAGAAGGTAAAGCAAGTGGCGGGTAAGGCCACGGGTGCCGACACCGGCAAGGCCAAGAAGAGAAAGTAA